The following proteins are co-located in the Spinactinospora alkalitolerans genome:
- a CDS encoding carbohydrate-binding module family 20 domain-containing protein codes for MTIRRSMAAALAAVFGFALLLVPPSGAVSPAHAAPGGDKEVVVHLFQWRWESVAAECESTLGPNGFGAVQVSPPQEHVVLQGEGYPWWQDYQPVSYSLDDTRRGTRADFVDMVDRCEDAGVRIYVDAVLNHMTGSGSVDSGPGSAGSDYTKYDYPGIYQSRDFHDCRRDISDWNDKWEVQNCELVGLSDLDTSSEYVRDRLAGYLNELIGIGVAGFRYDAAKHVPLADVQAINSRLDDVDAAWGGGRPYVFQEVIGDQTIAPGEYVPAGDVTEFQYHRDISNAFKNGDIAHLTGLGGNLVDGEQAVVFVANHDTQRSHPTLTHTDGDRYDLAQAFMLAHPYGTPKIMSSYAWSGSNDTGPPMGSDGETRATDCADARWVCEHREVAGMVGFRNAVDGTSIGDVATGSSGQLAFARGDRGHAAFNATGGAWSRTFDTDLPDGTYCDVANGTFVDGECDGPSYTVSGGSFSAQVPADGAVALHVAAQGEGTGPGGPGDPDEPGGTAAVGFHANVTTWYGQNVLVVGDLPQLGSWNPDDAVAMSSADYPIWKTTVDLPLDQRFEYKFIKRNPDGTVEWESGGNRSYTPSGPVTLNDDWR; via the coding sequence ATGACCATCCGCAGATCGATGGCCGCCGCACTGGCGGCCGTCTTCGGATTCGCCCTGCTGCTCGTTCCCCCGTCCGGCGCGGTGTCCCCCGCTCATGCCGCGCCAGGAGGCGACAAGGAGGTCGTCGTCCACCTGTTCCAGTGGCGCTGGGAGTCCGTCGCCGCCGAGTGCGAGAGCACGCTCGGGCCGAACGGGTTCGGCGCCGTCCAGGTCTCCCCGCCGCAGGAGCACGTGGTGCTGCAGGGCGAAGGCTATCCCTGGTGGCAGGACTACCAACCGGTGTCCTACAGCCTCGACGACACCCGGCGCGGCACCCGCGCCGACTTCGTCGACATGGTGGACCGCTGCGAAGACGCCGGCGTCAGGATCTACGTCGACGCCGTTCTCAACCACATGACCGGCAGCGGCTCGGTCGACAGCGGCCCCGGCAGCGCGGGCTCCGACTACACCAAGTACGACTACCCCGGCATCTACCAGAGCCGGGACTTCCACGACTGCCGCCGCGACATCTCCGACTGGAACGACAAGTGGGAGGTGCAGAACTGCGAGCTGGTGGGCCTGTCGGACCTGGACACCTCCTCCGAGTACGTCCGAGACCGGCTCGCCGGCTACCTCAACGAGCTGATCGGCATCGGCGTGGCCGGGTTCCGCTACGACGCGGCCAAGCACGTGCCGCTGGCCGACGTCCAGGCGATCAACTCCCGGCTCGACGACGTGGACGCCGCGTGGGGCGGCGGCAGGCCCTACGTCTTCCAAGAGGTCATCGGCGACCAGACCATCGCGCCCGGGGAGTACGTCCCGGCCGGCGACGTCACCGAGTTCCAGTACCACCGCGACATCAGCAACGCCTTCAAGAACGGCGACATCGCCCACCTGACCGGTCTCGGCGGCAACCTGGTGGACGGCGAGCAGGCCGTGGTCTTCGTCGCCAACCACGACACCCAGCGCAGCCACCCCACCCTGACCCACACCGACGGGGACCGCTACGACCTGGCCCAGGCGTTCATGCTGGCGCACCCGTACGGCACCCCCAAGATCATGTCCAGCTACGCGTGGTCCGGGAGCAACGACACCGGCCCGCCGATGGGCTCCGACGGCGAGACGCGGGCCACCGACTGCGCCGACGCACGCTGGGTGTGCGAGCACCGCGAGGTCGCCGGGATGGTGGGCTTCCGCAACGCCGTGGACGGAACCTCGATCGGCGACGTCGCCACCGGGTCCAGCGGGCAGCTCGCCTTCGCCCGCGGCGACAGGGGCCACGCCGCCTTCAACGCCACCGGCGGCGCGTGGAGCCGGACCTTCGACACGGACCTGCCCGACGGCACCTACTGCGACGTCGCCAACGGCACGTTCGTCGACGGCGAGTGCGACGGCCCCTCCTACACCGTCTCCGGCGGATCGTTCAGCGCGCAGGTCCCGGCCGACGGCGCGGTGGCCCTGCACGTGGCGGCGCAGGGCGAGGGCACCGGTCCCGGCGGTCCGGGCGACCCCGACGAGCCGGGCGGCACCGCCGCGGTCGGCTTCCACGCCAATGTGACCACCTGGTACGGCCAGAACGTGCTCGTGGTGGGCGACCTCCCGCAGTTGGGCTCCTGGAACCCGGACGACGCCGTGGCGATGTCCTCGGCCGACTACCCGATCTGGAAGACCACCGTCGACCTGCCGCTGGACCAGCGGTTCGAGTACAAGTTCATCAAGAGGAACCCCGACGGCACCGTCGAGTGGGAGTCCGGCGGCAACCGCTCCTACACCCCCAGCGGGCCGGTGACGCTCAACGACGATTGGAGGTGA
- a CDS encoding helix-turn-helix transcriptional regulator, whose amino-acid sequence MTPHGASPVFVGRESQLQALLDHARRARSDAAATMLVGGDAGVGKSRLLSEFAERAPTGRIVVGGCLELGVDGVPFAPFVTVLRQLLRDLGRELFDALALGGEQELARLLPELGQAPEERREARGRLFEQVLRLFTDAAADGGLTVIIEDLHWADPSTRDLLIFLVRNLDTTPVQIVASFRSDDLHRDHPLRRLLPELERLATVERMDLEPLTREEVAEQAAAIRDAALDPDELTVLYERTAGNPLFVESLVGCAEIVGSLVPERPRELLLSSLYRLDDRARFVTRVASVGAVSAARIEHELLAHVAALPEPELDAALHAVVDTNVLRVDGTGYRFRHALLREAVHQELLPGQHARLHLRYAEALETHPGLVPFDRLAAEQAHHFHAAHELPRALSAAWWAAVRAGEALAYAEELRMLERVIELWERVPDAPNLVEGLCLAEVLDRAASAAFDSGVFDRARQLCDAALEELPPQHPATAPDAPDAPEDDSAAERRRELLTLRALVLRRRGRTRIQLADDSGIDDFYTALEIHPAEDWRYGFLLAVLARELMMRGESVPPGGLPTAAPVGREGEAVSAAELAEEALTHSARHGDHCAVGDALITLATVQGNNGDIDTALQTFRRGIAAARTAAEPALEARGMGNLTSMLREQGRHGEALELARRSVERAREASLLRSIGTFSALNLAEVLYEVGHLEEARRSAQQGLSWSPSPLHRSFLNIADGRIALALGDLDAAREAVAGVHRKGAMEFSHLQHSLSAISLAIDVHMALGQDDAALKLALHAADADADITVACGYGWPLVDSMARALCGRHGAAQARTSVRLRERLADLVERFPVHGPIQAALRLTVLARLGDADGASPAASRAAWAEVVEAWAASEFRLAHADALLHEAEANATEDRSAAAAMLRDASAIAKETGAALLKHRVEDLARRLNVSLDASPGAASPALPAGLTPREAEVLRLLARGRTNVQIAGELFISAKTASVHVSNILAKLGVPNRGAAAARARELGVG is encoded by the coding sequence ATGACCCCACACGGTGCGAGTCCGGTCTTCGTCGGACGCGAGTCCCAGTTGCAGGCCCTGCTGGACCACGCCCGCCGCGCACGATCCGACGCCGCCGCGACGATGCTGGTGGGCGGCGACGCCGGGGTGGGCAAGTCCCGGCTGCTCAGCGAGTTCGCCGAGCGCGCGCCCACCGGCCGGATCGTGGTGGGCGGCTGCCTGGAACTGGGCGTGGACGGGGTCCCGTTCGCGCCGTTCGTCACCGTGCTGCGCCAGCTGCTGCGCGACCTCGGCAGGGAGCTCTTCGACGCGCTGGCCCTCGGCGGCGAGCAGGAGCTGGCGCGCCTGCTGCCCGAACTCGGCCAGGCGCCGGAGGAGCGGCGCGAGGCCCGCGGGCGGCTGTTCGAGCAGGTGCTGCGGCTGTTCACCGACGCGGCGGCCGACGGCGGTCTGACGGTGATCATCGAGGACCTGCACTGGGCCGACCCCTCAACCCGCGATCTGCTGATCTTCCTGGTCCGCAACCTGGACACCACCCCGGTGCAGATCGTGGCCAGCTTCCGCTCCGACGACCTGCACCGCGACCACCCGCTGCGGCGGCTGCTGCCCGAGCTGGAGCGGCTGGCGACGGTGGAGCGGATGGACCTCGAACCGCTGACGCGCGAGGAGGTCGCCGAGCAGGCCGCAGCGATCCGCGACGCGGCGCTGGACCCCGACGAGCTCACCGTGCTCTACGAGCGCACGGCCGGCAACCCGCTGTTCGTCGAATCGCTCGTGGGGTGCGCCGAGATCGTGGGCTCCCTCGTGCCGGAGCGGCCGCGCGAGCTCCTGCTGTCATCGCTGTACCGGCTGGACGACCGGGCCCGGTTCGTCACCAGGGTCGCCTCCGTCGGCGCGGTGAGCGCCGCGCGCATCGAGCACGAACTGCTCGCGCACGTCGCCGCGCTCCCCGAACCCGAGCTCGACGCGGCGCTGCACGCCGTCGTCGACACCAACGTGCTGCGCGTCGACGGCACCGGCTACCGGTTCCGGCACGCCCTGCTGCGCGAGGCCGTGCACCAGGAGCTGCTGCCGGGCCAGCACGCCCGGCTGCACCTGCGCTACGCCGAGGCGCTGGAGACCCACCCCGGCCTGGTGCCCTTCGACCGCTTGGCGGCGGAGCAGGCCCACCACTTCCACGCCGCGCACGAGCTCCCCCGGGCACTGAGCGCGGCGTGGTGGGCGGCGGTGCGCGCCGGCGAGGCCCTGGCCTACGCCGAGGAGCTGCGCATGCTCGAACGCGTCATCGAACTGTGGGAGCGCGTGCCCGACGCCCCGAACCTGGTCGAAGGGCTCTGCCTGGCCGAGGTCCTGGACCGCGCGGCCTCGGCGGCCTTCGACAGCGGCGTGTTCGACCGCGCCCGCCAGTTGTGCGACGCCGCGCTGGAGGAACTCCCGCCGCAGCACCCGGCGACCGCCCCGGACGCCCCGGACGCCCCGGAGGACGACTCCGCCGCCGAGCGCAGACGGGAGCTGCTCACCCTGCGGGCGCTGGTGCTGCGGCGCCGGGGCCGGACCCGCATCCAGCTCGCCGACGACAGCGGCATCGACGACTTCTACACCGCGCTGGAGATCCACCCCGCCGAGGACTGGCGCTACGGCTTCCTGCTCGCCGTCCTGGCCCGCGAGCTGATGATGCGGGGCGAGTCGGTGCCGCCCGGCGGGCTGCCGACCGCAGCGCCGGTCGGACGGGAGGGGGAGGCGGTCTCAGCGGCCGAGCTCGCCGAGGAGGCGCTGACCCACTCCGCCCGCCACGGCGACCACTGCGCCGTGGGCGACGCCCTCATCACGCTGGCGACGGTGCAGGGCAACAACGGGGACATCGACACGGCGCTGCAGACCTTCAGGCGCGGGATCGCGGCGGCGCGCACCGCGGCCGAGCCCGCTCTGGAGGCACGCGGCATGGGCAACCTGACCTCCATGCTGCGGGAGCAGGGCCGTCACGGCGAGGCCCTGGAGCTCGCGCGCAGGAGCGTGGAACGGGCCCGCGAGGCGAGCCTGCTGCGCAGCATCGGCACGTTCTCCGCGCTGAACCTGGCCGAGGTGCTGTACGAGGTGGGCCATCTGGAGGAGGCGCGCCGCAGCGCCCAGCAAGGGCTGAGCTGGTCGCCCTCACCGCTGCACCGCTCGTTCCTCAACATCGCCGACGGCAGGATCGCGCTGGCGCTGGGCGACCTGGACGCGGCGCGCGAGGCGGTCGCGGGGGTGCACCGCAAGGGGGCGATGGAGTTCTCTCACCTCCAGCACTCGCTGTCCGCGATCTCGCTCGCCATCGACGTGCACATGGCCCTCGGCCAGGACGACGCCGCGCTGAAGCTGGCGCTGCACGCCGCCGACGCCGACGCCGACATCACCGTGGCCTGCGGCTACGGATGGCCGCTGGTCGACTCGATGGCCCGCGCGCTGTGCGGGCGGCACGGCGCCGCGCAGGCGCGGACATCGGTGCGGCTGCGCGAACGGCTGGCGGATCTGGTCGAGAGGTTCCCCGTCCACGGCCCGATCCAGGCGGCGCTGCGCCTGACGGTGCTGGCCCGGCTGGGCGACGCCGATGGCGCGTCCCCCGCGGCCTCCCGCGCCGCGTGGGCCGAGGTCGTCGAGGCGTGGGCGGCGTCGGAGTTCCGGCTCGCGCACGCCGACGCGCTCCTGCACGAGGCCGAGGCGAACGCGACGGAGGACCGCTCCGCCGCGGCGGCGATGCTGCGGGACGCGTCGGCCATCGCCAAGGAGACCGGGGCGGCGCTGCTGAAGCACCGCGTGGAGGACCTCGCCCGGCGGCTGAACGTCTCGCTGGACGCCTCCCCCGGCGCGGCCTCGCCCGCGCTCCCCGCCGGCCTCACCCCCCGCGAGGCGGAGGTGCTGCGGCTGCTCGCACGCGGCCGGACCAACGTCCAGATCGCCGGGGAGCTGTTCATCTCGGCCAAGACCGCCAGCGTGCACGTCTCCAACATCCTGGCCAAGCTCGGCGTCCCCAACCGCGGCGCCGCCGCCGCCCGAGCCAGGGAGCTGGGAGTGGGGTAG
- a CDS encoding NAD+ synthase, translated as MAQVNPTVGDLEGNCGIVVEYARRAAGAGAHLVVFPEMVVTGYPVEDLALRKSFVAASIEATHRLAERLADEGLGELPTVVGFLGRCEDAEPRFGQPAGAPQNALALLHQGRVKVVSAKHHLPNYGVFDEFRYFVPGRTLPVVRVHGVDAALVICEDLWQEGGPVATVRDAGAGLLVVLNGSPYEHDKDDERLDLCRRRAREAGAALAYVNTVGGQDELVFDGDSIVVDAEGEVLARGPRFEEALLVTDLELPVPSEPEPRGTAATTGIGIERTVLSEEPVPAYDPRPGEIAQPMEDLAEVYTALVTGTRDYVRKNRFGSVILGLSGGIDSALTAAIATDALGPDPVHAVLMPSRHSSEHSVADAEELVRRQRINARTVAVGPMVDAFEEAVAVDGLAAENLQARVRGQLLMTLSNQEGHLVLTTGNKSELATGYSTLYGDSAGGYAPIKDAWKTLVWELARWRNAEAARRGETPPIPENSISKPPSAELRPDQLDTDSLPDYSVLDALLDDYVGTDLGRTELIAAGHDAELVDRVIRLADRAEYKRRQYPPGPKISKRNFGRDRRLPITNRWS; from the coding sequence ATGGCCCAGGTCAACCCCACTGTGGGGGACCTGGAGGGCAATTGCGGCATCGTCGTGGAGTACGCCCGGCGCGCGGCCGGGGCCGGCGCGCACCTGGTGGTGTTCCCCGAGATGGTGGTGACGGGCTACCCGGTCGAGGACCTCGCGCTGCGGAAGTCGTTCGTCGCGGCCTCCATCGAGGCGACGCACCGGCTCGCCGAGCGGCTCGCCGACGAAGGGCTGGGCGAGCTGCCCACCGTGGTCGGGTTCCTCGGCCGGTGCGAGGACGCCGAGCCGCGCTTCGGCCAGCCCGCGGGCGCGCCGCAGAACGCGCTCGCGCTGCTGCACCAGGGGCGGGTCAAGGTCGTCTCCGCAAAGCACCACCTGCCCAACTACGGGGTGTTCGACGAGTTCCGCTACTTCGTCCCCGGCCGGACGCTGCCGGTGGTGCGGGTGCACGGCGTCGACGCCGCGCTGGTGATCTGCGAGGACCTGTGGCAGGAGGGCGGCCCGGTGGCCACCGTCCGCGACGCCGGCGCCGGCCTGCTCGTGGTGCTCAACGGCTCCCCCTACGAGCACGACAAGGATGACGAGCGCCTGGACCTGTGCCGACGGCGCGCCCGCGAGGCCGGCGCCGCACTGGCCTACGTCAACACGGTGGGCGGCCAGGACGAGCTGGTCTTCGACGGCGACTCCATCGTGGTCGACGCCGAGGGCGAGGTGCTGGCCAGAGGGCCGCGCTTCGAGGAGGCGCTCCTGGTCACCGACCTGGAGCTGCCGGTCCCCAGCGAGCCGGAGCCGCGGGGGACCGCGGCCACGACCGGCATCGGCATCGAGCGGACGGTGCTGTCGGAGGAGCCGGTGCCGGCCTACGACCCGCGGCCGGGGGAGATCGCCCAGCCGATGGAGGACCTCGCCGAGGTCTATACCGCACTGGTCACCGGGACCCGCGACTACGTGCGCAAGAACCGCTTCGGCTCGGTCATCCTCGGCCTGTCCGGCGGGATCGACTCCGCGCTCACGGCCGCGATCGCCACCGACGCGCTCGGCCCCGACCCGGTCCACGCGGTCCTCATGCCGAGCCGCCACTCCAGCGAGCACTCGGTGGCCGACGCCGAGGAGCTGGTCCGGCGCCAGAGGATCAACGCCCGCACCGTGGCGGTCGGCCCCATGGTGGACGCCTTCGAGGAGGCGGTGGCCGTCGACGGGCTGGCCGCGGAGAACCTCCAGGCGCGGGTGCGCGGGCAGCTGCTGATGACGCTGTCCAACCAGGAGGGGCACCTCGTCCTGACCACCGGCAACAAGAGTGAGCTGGCCACCGGGTACTCCACGCTCTACGGTGACTCCGCCGGCGGTTACGCGCCCATCAAGGACGCGTGGAAGACCCTGGTGTGGGAACTGGCGCGGTGGCGCAACGCCGAGGCCGCGCGCAGGGGCGAGACCCCGCCGATCCCGGAGAACTCCATCTCCAAACCGCCCAGCGCCGAGCTGCGGCCGGACCAGCTCGACACCGACTCGCTGCCGGACTACTCGGTGCTGGACGCGCTGCTCGACGACTACGTGGGCACCGACCTCGGCCGCACGGAGCTCATCGCCGCCGGGCACGACGCCGAGCTGGTCGACCGCGTCATCCGGCTGGCCGACCGGGCCGAGTACAAGCGCCGGCAGTACCCGCCGGGCCCCAAGATCAGCAAGCGCAACTTCGGCCGCGACCGCCGACTCCCGATCACCAACCGCTGGAGCTGA
- the glnA gene encoding type I glutamate--ammonia ligase yields MNRQQEFVLRTLEERDIRFVRLWFTDVLGYLKSVAVAPAELEAAFAEGIGFDGSAIEGFARVHEADMLAQPDPSTFQVLPWRNEPHGTARMYCDILMPDGTPSYADPRHVLKRQLGKASDLGFTFYTHPEIEFYLLKKKPEYGEFPEPNDSGGYFDHTPHNNAHDFRRNAIMMLENMGISVEFSHHEGGPGQQEIDLRYADALTTADNIMTFRLVMKEVALEQEVYATFMPKPFTEYPGSGMHTHLSLFEGDRNAFHEPGAEYQLSKVGRGFIAGLLRHATEITAVCNQWTNSYKRLWDNAAASAGAGGEAPAYVCWGHNNRSALVRVPMYKPTKSNSSRIEFRSLDTACNPYLAYALILAAGLKGIEEGYELPPGAEDDVWALTDAERRALGIAPLPQSLDEAIRAMENSELVAETLGEHVFDFFLRNKKAEWQEYRRQVTPYELQRYLPTL; encoded by the coding sequence GTGAACCGACAGCAGGAATTCGTGCTCCGAACGCTGGAGGAGCGCGATATCCGGTTCGTGCGACTGTGGTTCACCGACGTGCTCGGTTACCTCAAGTCGGTGGCCGTGGCGCCGGCCGAGCTGGAGGCCGCGTTCGCGGAGGGGATCGGGTTCGACGGCTCGGCGATCGAGGGCTTCGCGCGGGTGCACGAGGCCGACATGCTGGCCCAGCCCGACCCGTCGACGTTCCAGGTGCTGCCCTGGCGCAACGAGCCGCACGGAACCGCGCGGATGTACTGCGACATCCTCATGCCCGACGGCACGCCCAGCTACGCCGACCCGCGCCACGTGCTCAAGCGGCAACTGGGCAAGGCCTCCGACCTCGGGTTCACGTTCTACACGCACCCCGAGATCGAGTTCTACCTGCTGAAGAAGAAGCCGGAGTACGGCGAGTTCCCCGAGCCCAACGACTCCGGCGGCTACTTCGACCACACGCCGCACAACAACGCCCACGACTTCCGGCGCAACGCCATCATGATGCTGGAGAACATGGGCATCTCGGTGGAGTTCAGCCACCACGAGGGCGGGCCGGGCCAGCAGGAGATCGACCTGCGCTACGCCGACGCGCTGACCACCGCCGACAACATCATGACCTTCCGGCTGGTCATGAAGGAGGTGGCGCTGGAGCAGGAGGTGTACGCGACCTTCATGCCCAAGCCCTTCACCGAGTACCCGGGCTCGGGCATGCACACCCACCTGTCGCTGTTCGAGGGCGACCGCAACGCCTTCCACGAACCGGGCGCGGAGTACCAGCTCTCCAAGGTCGGCCGCGGCTTCATAGCGGGCCTGCTGCGCCACGCCACGGAGATCACCGCGGTGTGCAACCAGTGGACCAACTCCTACAAGCGGCTGTGGGACAACGCCGCCGCCTCGGCCGGAGCCGGGGGCGAGGCCCCGGCCTACGTCTGCTGGGGGCACAACAACCGCTCGGCGCTGGTGCGGGTGCCGATGTACAAGCCCACCAAGAGCAACTCCAGCCGGATCGAGTTCCGCTCGCTGGACACCGCCTGCAACCCCTACCTGGCCTACGCGCTGATCCTGGCCGCGGGGCTGAAGGGCATCGAGGAGGGCTACGAGCTGCCGCCGGGCGCCGAGGACGACGTCTGGGCGCTCACCGACGCCGAGCGGCGCGCACTGGGCATCGCCCCGCTGCCGCAGAGCCTGGACGAGGCCATACGCGCGATGGAGAACAGCGAACTGGTCGCCGAGACGCTCGGCGAGCACGTCTTCGACTTCTTCCTGCGCAACAAGAAGGCCGAATGGCAGGAGTACCGCCGCCAGGTCACCCCCTACGAACTGCAGCGCTACCTGCCGACGCTGTAG